A window of Diospyros lotus cultivar Yz01 chromosome 14, ASM1463336v1, whole genome shotgun sequence contains these coding sequences:
- the LOC127789734 gene encoding inactive protein RESTRICTED TEV MOVEMENT 2, which produces MPLFSGSRVRNFFWKSKRKPPMDQPNNAAAMVQTYEDFEPLCTWQREEAQETLIVHLPEFRKEQLKVHISNRGLMRITGERPIDKTRTSRFIKEIQISNDCDPTRIHAKLSRGLLHIGLPKKVLPAAGQKLPAPLAKQAPEKEQPRSSGPQQPEQGVKRPKVDDRVRAKHRMEVSEPKPGKRMVLVKAAAVLILLAIGAYAIFKLGTSEAGAGVCQSFS; this is translated from the exons ATGCCTCTGTTTTCTGGTTCAAGAGTTCGCAACTTCTTCTGGAAAAGCAAGAGAAAACCTCCAATGGATCAGCCCAACAACGCCGCTGCCATGGTGCAAACTTACGAAGATTTTGAACCTCTCTGTACTTGGCAAAGAGAGGAAGCCCAGGAGACTCTCATTGTCCATCTCCCTG AGTTTCGGAAGGAACAACTGAAGGTCCATATTAGCAATAGGGGACTAATGAGAATTACCGGAGAACGTCCAATTGATAAAACGAGAACAAGCCGTTTCATCAAAGAAATCCAAATCTCCAATGACTGCGACCCAACTCGAATTCATGCCAAATTATCTCGCGGCCTTCTTCACATTGGGTTGCCAAAGAAAGTTCTCCCGGCCGCGGGCCAGAAATTGCCGGCGCCATTAGCAAAACAAGCTCCAGAAAAGGAGCAGCCAAGATCCAGCGGACCGCAGCAGCCGGAGCAAGGCGTTAAGAGGCCCAAGGTTGATGACAGAGTCAGAGCCAAACACCGCATGGAAGTTTCGGAACCGAAGCCGGGGAAGAGAATGGTGCTGGTAAAGGCGGCGGCGGTGTTGATTCTGCTGGCTATTGGAGCTTATGCAATATTTAAGCTTGGAACCTCAGAGGCTGGCGCTGGAGTTTGTCAGTCTTTTAGTTGA
- the LOC127790170 gene encoding blue copper protein 1b-like encodes MAAAKHVFIILAVIFPIIVSGKDFIVGDEMGWTINFDYQAWAQGKDFRVGDKLIFQYPAGAHNVFKVNGTAFQNCTKPPLKEALTSGNDTIVLATPGRKWYICGVGQHCAVGGQKLVITVDNPVAAPPTAAAPSPAPHSFDRMSPSQQALPYENSANQIIGNMAAPIMWMMMMMIMMILVA; translated from the exons ATGGCTGCAGCCAAGCATGTCTTCATAATTCTTGCTGTCATTTTTCCGATCATCGTCTCCGGCAAGGACTTTATAGTCGGAGATGAGATGGGTTGGACGATAAACTTCGATTATCAAGCTTGGGCGCAAGGCAAAGATTTCCGAGTTGGAGACAAGCTCA TCTTTCAATATCCCGCCGGAGCTCACAACGTTTTCAAGGTGAACGGAACAGCCTTCCAGAACTGCACCAAGCCTCCACTGAAAGAAGCTCTAACTTCCGGCAACGACACCATCGTGCTGGCGACTCCCGGCCGGAAGTGGTACATTTGCGGCGTCGGCCAGCACTGCGCCGTCGGAGGCCAGAAGCTGGTCATCACCGTCGACAACCCGGTGGCAGCGCCGCCAACGGCAGCAGCTCCTTCTCCTGCTCCTCACAGTTTTGATCGTATGAGCCCCTCCCAGCAGGCCTTGCCCTATGAAAATTCAGCAAATCAGATTATTGGAAACATGGCAGCTCCCATTAtgtggatgatgatgatgatgattatgatgatCTTGGTGGCTTAA
- the LOC127790171 gene encoding 5-methyltetrahydropteroyltriglutamate--homocysteine methyltransferase 2-like, which yields MSIDMDADVITIENSRSHEKLLSVLHEGVKFGAGIGPGAFDIQRPGIPSTKKIAINKMLQVLGPNELWVNPGCGLETRKHTEVKLALQNMVVAAKQIRTPLVDAGDNSKWRRFIREGKWADFGREGKWAARPTSRLAQPFGGSGRIWFARETGRKNENWDQHDPVALNKWAKAGWAGLT from the exons ATGTCTATCGACATGGATGCCGACGTCATCACCATCGAGAACTCCCGGTCTCACGAGAAGCTCCTGTCTGTTTTGCACGAGGGAGTGAAGTTCGGTGCCGGAATCGGCCCCGGCGCCTTTGACATTCAGCGTCCAGGAATACCGTCAACCAAGAAGATTGCAATCAACAAGATGCTGCAAGTGTTGGGGCCTAATGAGTTGTGGGTGAACCCGGGCTGTGGTCTCGAGACTCGCAAGCATACTGAAGTGAAGCTAGCCCTGCAGAACATGGTGGTTGCTGCCAAGCAGATCCGCACCCCGCTTGTCGATGCCGGCGACAATTCCAAATGGCGCAGGTTTATACG AGAAGGGAAATGGGCGGATTTTGGTAGAGAAGGGAAATGGGCGGCCCGGCCCACATCTCGCTTGGCCCAGCCATTTGGTGGGTCGGGCCGAATTTGGTTCGCGAGGGAGACGGGCcggaaaaatgaaaattgggACCAGCACGACCctgtggcccttaataaatgggccaaagCTGGCTGGGCTGGGCTGACCTGA
- the LOC127789733 gene encoding annexin Gh1-like: MAAKTPTCEEDCKQIHDSWGSLSHLASRTQEERRQIRETYSQMYGNDLLDCLQKNEPAASPRLCSVLSLWLLDPVELDAALAMEALDHRQGFVNYRTLVEIFAGRKSTHVALLKQAYQKKFRRQLDQDIVSAEPPHPFQKILMALGASHKAHQADFSQHVAQSDARRLYQTGEGKPGAIDGAVVLEILSKRSIPQLKLTLSTYKRIYGHDYTKSLKTENHGEFEDALKVVIKCIYNPQKYYSKSLYECLKGRQRDKSGLARVMISRAGPDMNEIKSFFKKKYGMELRDAISESFPLGDCRDFLVALAS; the protein is encoded by the exons ATGGCCGCCAAGACCCCCACCTGCGAGGAAGATTGCAAGCAGATTCACGATTCCTGGGGCAGTCTGAGCCACCTGGCCTCCCGAACCCAGGAAGAAAGGAGGCAAATCAGAGAAACTTACAGCCAAATGTACGGCAATGACCTGCTTGATTGTCTCCAAAAAAATGAGCCTGCGGCTTCGCCCCGTCTCTGCTCAGTCTTGTCCCTGTGGTTGCTTGATCCGGTTGAGCTCGACGCGGCCTTGGCTATGGAGGCTCTTGATCATCGCCAGGGCTTCGTCAACTACAGGACCCTCGTTGAGATTTTTGCGGGTCGAAAATCAACCCATGTTGCCCTGCTCAAGCAAGCTTATCAGAAGAAATTCAGGCGGCAACTGGACCAGGATATTGTCTCTGCTGAACCTCCCCATCCATTCCAAAAG ATTTTGATGGCACTGGGAGCCTCACACAAGGCCCACCAAGCAGACTTCAGCCAGCACGTTGCCCAGAGTGACGCCAGGCGGCTGTACCAAACAGGGGAGGGGAAGCCAGGCGCCATTGATGGAGCCGTCGTCCTGGAAATACTCAGCAAAAGGAGCATTCCTCAGCTCAAGCTCACACTTTCCACCTATAAGCGCATCTATGGCCATGATTACACTAAG TCACTCAAGACCGAGAACCACGGGGAGTTCGAAGATGCTCTCAAAGTGGTTATCAAATGCATATACAACCCACAGAAATATTACTccaag AGCTTGTATGAATGCCTTAAGGGCAGGCAGAGAGATAAAAGTGGTTTGGCAAGGGTGATGATAAGCAGGGCAGGGCCTGACATGAATGAAATCAAGAGTTTCTTCAAGAAGAAATATGGGATGGAGCTGAGAGACGCCATTTCTGAAAGCTTCCCTTTGGGGGATTGCAGGGACTTTCTTGTTGCCTTGGCCAGTTAA
- the LOC127790230 gene encoding 5-methyltetrahydropteroyltriglutamate--homocysteine methyltransferase-like yields the protein MASHIVGYPRMGPKRELKFALESFWDRKSSVDDLKKVAADLRESIWKQMATAGIKYIPSNTFSYYDQVLDTTAMLGAVPPRYNWTGGEIGFDTYFSMAGGNASVHAMEMTKWFDTNYHFIVPELGPDVKFSYASHKAVEEYKEAKGHGVDTVPVLIGPVSYLLLSKPANGVEKSFDLLSLMDKILPIYQEVIAELKAAGASWIQFDEPALVKDLESHQLQAFTTAYSQLESSLSGLNVLIETYFADVPPKAFKTLTTLKGVTGFGFDLVCGTKTLDLIKGGLPEGKYLFAGVVDGRNIWANDLATSLSILETLEGTVRKDKLVVSTSCSLLHTAVDLVNETKLDDELKSWLAFAAQKVVEVNALAKALAGLKDEEFFSANAAAQASRKSSPRVTNEAVQKAIADLKKGPYPSRPTNVSARLDAQQKKLNLPVLPTTTIGSFPQTIELRRVRREYKAKKISEEDYVKAIKEEISKVVKIQEELDIDVLVHGGPERNDMVEYFGEQLSGFAFTVNGWVQSYGSLSVKPPIVYGDVSRPNPMTVFWSSAAQSMTARPMKGMLAGPVTILNWSFVRNDQPRFTTCYQIALAIKDEVEDLEKAGIHVVQIDDPGLWQGLPFRKLEQIVYLHWAVDSFGITNCGVKDTTQIHTHICYSNVNDIIHSIIDMDADVITIENSRSHEKLLSVLHEGLKYGAGFSPCVFGIQHPEIPSTAEITDKINKMLQAWGPNELWVNPDTGLETRKHTEVKLALQNMVAAAKQIRTQLVGTGANSKLYRFILYARLPLA from the exons ATGGCCTCCCACATCGTCGGATATCCTCGCATGGGCCCAAAGAGAGAGCTGAAGTTTGCTTTGGAATCTTTCTGGGATCGGAAGAGCAGTGTCGATGACTTGAAAAAGGTGGCAGCTGATCTAAGAGAATCCATCTGGAAGCAGATGGCTACTGCTGGAATCAAGTACATTCCCAGCAACACATTCTCTTACTATGATCAGGTACTTGACACAACAGCGATGCTTGGAGCTGTTCCCCCCCGATATAATTGGACTGGTGGTGAGATCGGATTTGACACTTACTTCTCCATGGCCGGAGGAAATGCCTCTGTACATGCTATGGAGATGACCAAGTGGTTTGACACCAACTA CCACTTCATTGTCCCTGAGTTGGGGCCTGATGTCAAGTTTTCTTATGCTTCTCACAAGGCAGTGGAGGAGTACAAGGAAGCCAAGGGG CATGGAGTAGATACTGTTCCGGTACTTATTGGCCCCGTTTCCTACTTATTGCTCTCAAAACCTGCTAATGGAGTAGAGAAATCATTTGATCTCCTCTCCCTCATGGACAAAATCCTTCCAATCTACCA GGAAGTTATAGCGGAGTTGAAGGCAGCTGGTGCATCATGGATTCAGTTTGATGAGCCCGCCCTTGTGAAGGACCTTGAATCTCACCAATTGCAAGCATTCACTACTGCCTACTCTCAGCTAGAATCATCCCTTTCTGGCCTGAATGTTCTCATTGAGACTTACTTTGCCGATGTTCCTCCTAAGGCATTTAAAACACTTACTACTTTGAAGGGTGTTACTGGCTTTGGTTTTGATTTGGTTTGTGGAACAAAAACTCTTGACTTGATCAAGGGTGGTTTGCCAGAGGGTAAATACCTGTTTGCTGGTGTGGTTGATGGAAGAAACATCTGGGCCAATGATCTCGCAACATCTCTTAGCATCTTGGAGACCCTTGAGGGCACTGTGAGGAAAG ATAAGCTTGTTGTCTCTACATCTTGCTCACTTCTCCACACCGCTGTTGATCTTGTTAATGAGACCAAGCTGGACGATGAACTTAAATCATGGTTAGCATTTGCCGCTCAAAAAGTTGTTGAAGTGAATGCCTTGGCGAAGGCATTGGCTGGTCTGAAGGATGAG GAATTCTTCTCTGCTAATGCTGCTGCTCAGGCTTCAAGGAAGTCCTCCCCAAGGGTCACCAATGAAGCCGTTCAAAAAGCC ATTGCTGATTTGAAGAAGGGTCCTTACCCAAGCCGGCCTACAAATGTCAGTGCCAGACTGGATGCTCAACAGAAGAAGCTTAACCTGCCAGTCTTGCCTACCACCACTATTGGTTCTTTCCCTCAAACAATTGAACTCAGAAGAGTGCGCCGTGAATATAAGGCTAAGAA GATCTCTGAGGAAGATTACGTTAAGGCTATCAAGGAGGAAATCAGCAAAGTTGTCAAGATCCAGGAAGAGCTTGATATTGATGTCTTGGTTCACGGAGGGCCTGAG agaaatgatatggttgaGTACTTCGGAGAGCAATTGTCCGGTTTTGCCTTCACCGTTAATGGGTGGGTTCAATCATATGGATCTCTCAGCGTGAAGCCACCAATCGTCTATGGTGATGTGAGCCGCCCCAATCCGATGACCGTCTTCTGGTCCAGTGCGGCTCAGAGCATGACTGCGCGCCCAATGAAGGGAATGCTCGCGGGTCCAGTGACCATTCTTAATTGGTCTTTTGTCCGAAATGACCAGCCCAG ATTCACAACCTGCTATCAGATTGCTTTGGCCATTAAGGATGAAGTAGAGGATCTTGAGAAAGCTGGCATCCATGTCGTCCAAATTGATGATCCCGGTCTGTGGCAGGGTTTGCCTTTTAGGAAGTTGGAGCAAATTGTCTACTTGCACTGGGCAGTTGACAGCTTCGGAATCACAAACTGCGGTGTCAAGGACACTACCCAG ATCCACACCCACATATGCTATTCCAACGTCAATGACATTATCCATTCCATCATCGACATGGATGCCGATGTCATCACCATCGAGAACTCCCGCTCTCACGAGAAGCTCCTGTCTGTTTTGCACGAGGGACTGAAGTACGGTGCTGGATTCAGCCCCTGCGTCTTTGGCATTCAGCATCCAGAAATACCGTCAACCGCGGAGATTACGGACAAAATCAACAAGATGCTGCAAGCGTGGGGGCCTAATGAGTTGTGGGTGAACCCAGATACTGGTCTCGAGACTCGCAAGCATACTGAAGTGAAGCTAGCGCTGCAGAACATGGTGGCTGCTGCCAAGCAGATCCGCACCCAGCTTGTCGGTACCGGCGCCAATTCCAAGTTGTACAGGTTTATACTGTACGCCAGACTGCCCTTGGCttaa